In Atopobium sp. oral taxon 416, the genomic stretch AGCGGCCTGTTCGCCAGCCTTGATGGCTGCCTCGATCATATCCTCTTCGGATATGTCCTCTCTGTTGTCGGCTGCCTTGGTATCTACCGTATCGTTGTTGCTTTCAGTACTCTGATCCTTCTGTTCCTGCGTATCTTCAGGGGTGGCATCAGAGCTTTGATCTTGAGGTTTTTCCTCGTCCTTATCGATTGGCACCTTCACGTCTCCCTCCTTCAGACTAAAAGGTGCGGCGGCTACAGAGCCGCCGCCCCTTCATATCGCTCACACAGCTTACTCGGACTTCTTGTTGTCCTTCTTGTCGTCGTCGACGACCTCATAGTCGGCATCGACCACGTTGTCATCCGAGTTCGCCTGGCCTGACTGAGCACCTTGGTTGGTGTTAGCGTTCTGGCCCGGTGTGGCCTGAGCATTGGTCTGCGAGTAGACGATCTCAGCGAGCTTGTGGCCAACCTCCTGCAGTTTGTCGCCAGCTGCCTTGATTGCGTTGATATCGTTGCCGCCCAAGGACTTCTTAGCCTCAGCGACGGTGTCCTCAGCCTGCTTCTTCATATCGGCAGGAACCTTGTCGCCCAGATCCTTCAGGGTCTGCTCGGTGCTGTAGGCCAAAGAGTCAGTCTGGTTGCGGATCTCGATCTCGTCCTTGTGCTTCTTATCTTCCTCTTCGTGGGTCTCAGCATCCTTGACCATGCGGTCGACCTCGTCATCAGACAGCGCGGTGGAGCCGGAGATCGTGATCTGCTGGGACTTACCGGTGCCCTTATCCTTTGCGGTGACTTTGACGATACCGTTTGCATCGATATCGAACGTCACTTCAATCTGAGGGACCCCACGCGGTGCCAGAGGAATACCGGTGAGCTGGAACTTGCCAAGACTCTTGTTATCCCTTGCCATCTCACGCTCACCCTGCAGGACGTTGATCTCAACGGAAGTTTGGTTATCCGCAGCGGTGGAGTACACCTCAGTCTTAGAGGTAGGAATGGTGGTGTTACGATCGATCATCTTGGTCATCACGCCGCCCATGGTCTCGACACCCAAGGAAAGCGGAGTGACATCGAGCAGCAGGATGCCGGATACATCGCCGGTCAAAACGCCGCCCTGCACAGCTGCACCGTCTGCGACAACCTCATCTGGGTTCACGGACATGTTCGGCTGCTTGCCGGTCATTTCCTTCACAAGCTGCTGGACTGCCGGCATGCGTGAAGAGCCGCCGACCAGGATAACCTCATTGACCTGAGAGATCTGAAGGTTTGCATCGTGCAGCGCCTTGGTCACAGGACCTCTGCAGCGGTCAAGCAGATCACGGGTGATGCGCTCAAACTCTGCACGGGTCAACGTGTAGTCCAAGTGCTTCGGGCCGGAGGCGTCAGCGGTGATGAACGGCAAGTTGATCTGAGCCTGCTGCGCGGAGGAGAGCTCCTTCTTCGCGTTCTCAGCAGCCTCCTTCAGACGCTGCAGGGCCATCGGATCCTTGCGCAGGTCGATACCGTTGTCCTTCTGGAATTTGTCCGCAAGCCAATCGATAATGCGCTGGTCCCAATCGTCGCCGCCCAGATGGTTATCGCCGTTGGTAGCCAACACCTCGACAACGCCGTCTGCAAGATCAAGCAGAGACACATCGAAGGTGCCACCGCCCAGGTCGAAGACCAAGACTTTCTGGTCGATGTTCTTCTTGTCCAGGCCGTAAGCCAAAGCTGCTGCCGTCGGCTCGTTGACGATACGCTTGACGTTCAAGCCTGCGATCTTGCCTGCATCCTTCGTTGCCTGACGCTGAGAGTCGTTGAAGTATGCCGGGACGGTGATGACAGCATCGGTAACCGGCTCGCCCAGATATTTCTCTGCGTCGTTTTTCATCTTTGACAGAATCATCGCGGAGATCTGCTCGGGGGTGTAATCCTCCCCGTTGATCTCTACGACTGCACGGCCACCCGTACCGCTCTTGACGGTGTACGGGACAGTCTTCAGCTCAGAGCCGACCTCATCATACTTACGACCCATGAACCGCTTAATAGAGAACACCGTGCTCTTCGGGTTGGTGACAGCCTGGTTCTTTGCTGCCTTACCGACAATACGGTCTCCACCAGAACGGAAACCTACAACAGAAGGAGTCGTACGATCTCCCTCAGCATTAACAATAATCGTAGGTTCTCCGCCCTCAAGGACGGCCATGGCCGAGTTCGTAGTACCAAGGTCGATTCCTAGAATCTTTCCCATGGTGAAGTTCCTTTCTTTTGACGCGGGCTCGTATCTTCTATACGAGCTTCTGCCTTGCTTTACATTAGATATGATAACCGATTGTGCTCATCTCTATACATTATCTAAGTCTCAAAACAATAGATTTTTTCATATTCCGTATATCATGCTTTTTAACTGCGGTTTTATAGATATATTTTTTTGAATTGCACTATTGTTATGCTATGGAGTCAAAAAGAGAGAAGGTTTCTCATGAAATTGGTGATTGGATCGGACATTCACGGCGCCGCTTCCTGGTGTGAGAAGTTCATGGATGCCCTCGATGAGGTACAGCCGGACCGCGTGATTCTTTTGGGCGATCTGCTCTACCACGGACCGAGGAACGAAGTACCGCAGGACTATGCCCCCAAACAGGTGATCGCACAGCTCAACTCCATCGCCGATCAGGTCATCGCGGTCAGGGGCAACTGCGAGGCAGAGGTCGACCAGATGGTTCTGAACTTCCCCTGCATGGATGACTACAACGTACTGTGGGACCCCGATGCGGACAACGAAGCGACCCACACCAAGGGGATAGAGCTCTTCCTGACCCACGGGCATGTCTGGGGCGCCGGCATCCATAACTCGATCGATCACATGCCAACCCTCCCGAAGGGGGCCGCATTGGTCTACGGTCACACCCACAAGAAGGTCAACATGATGGCCGACCGTTACCCCATGATCCGCTGCTTCAATCCCGGCTCCATCGGTATCCCCAAAGACGGGACCCACAGCTTCGGGATCTATGAGAACGGGATCTTCTCCTTTCGGGAACTGCAATAGGATTGGCGCGGTTGCCACACAGGCTGCTGTTTCCCTATTTCCAAAGGGCTACGACAGACCATAGCTTCACCAGAAGCATGGTATTCTGAGGTGGTTTATCACACTATGTTTGACGGAGCGATCATGAGCAACCTGTTGGAGACATTCACCTTCCGGATGTAGCGAACACTGTCCTCATCTGGTATTCCTACGTTTCGAAAGAGGTTTCCACCACATGCCTATCAATATCCCCGACGACCTCCCCGCCAAAAAGATCCTACACAGGGAACACATCTTCGCACTTGAGGAGGAGGCAGCAAACGAACAGCAGATCCGCCCGTTGCATATTGTCCTGCTCAATCTGATGCCCAACAAGATCGAGACCGAGACCCAGATCCTGCGCCTGATCTCAAAGTCCCCGCTGCAGGTGGACTGCGACTTCATGCGCGTTTCCACCCATGAGGCGCGCCACGTCTCGAAAGACCACCTCGTCAAGTTCTATGAGACCCTCGACACCTATCAGAACAATGACTATGATGGGCTGATCATCACGGGTGCCCCGGTGGAACAGCTCGAGTTTGAGCAGGTAGACTACTGGAACGAGCTCAAAGAGATCATGGCATGGGCAGATGAACACGTGCTCTCCACGATGTATCTGTGCTGGGGCGCGATGGCAAAGCTCTATGCAAGCTATGGGATCCCCAAGATCGAACTGCCTGAGAAGCTCTTCGGGATCTTCCCGCAGCGGCTCTGCGATGAGTACGACTTCCTCACGAACGGGTTTGACGACGTGCACTACATGCCGCACTCCCGCCATGCGATGCTCGATGAGTCGAAACTCAGGGAACACCCGGAACTGCAGGTGCTTTCAGAGGGCATCACGAGCGGCCCGGCTATCATCGCTACCCGGGACTTCCACGAGATCTACCTCACCGGACACTTTGAGTATGGGCGCACGACACTCGCTGAGGAGTACTGGCGCGACAAGACGGCAGGCAAGCCGATCAAGCTTCCGGTCAACTACTTCCCCGGGGACGACCCACACTACGAGCCCAGATTCACCTGGCGCGCCCATGCCAACCTACTCTACCGCAACTGGCTAAACTGGGTCTACCAGATGACCTCCTACGACCTTGACGGGATCCCTCGCATGATCAAGTTCCTCAATCAGCACCTGGAGCAGAAGTTCTGATCTATGGCACCTGTACAAGCCCTAGAGAAACGCTGATTAATGCCCATAACGTGTTGGAGAGGACCGACCACACGGCTTTTTGCGGCCGGCATGCGGGAAAGGATGCCCATCCAGTACGTGCAGAAGCCGCTGTCCTTACATCTGTCCTGCCCCATGTGCCGCAAGAGGCCCCAAGACAGATCAAGCGACTCTGGGAGCCGGGCTAAGCAGCCTGCCGGCAAAAGATGCACATGGCGAGGTTTGCAAGGGCGAGAAAGACTCGAGTGTGCAGGAGGTCTTCTCTATCCCATTACAGTGAGAGACAGCCCCCTGGGGACTTCTTCGAGCTTTGGGGTTTTCGACAATGAAGTGCCTGCGGATTCCCTAACCTTGTAGATGGCCCTGAAAGGGGCTGCTGGCTAGCCTTCCCCGGATAGCCGTATGTCCCTGTCTCTTACGAAGGCCCGGGAGGTGTTGCTGCTAAGGGATGGTGGTCTGTCTGAGAACGGCTGATAGGGATGTGCCACACGATAAGCAGGGTAGTGTGGATGTCCGCCCCTCAGACACGCGGGACAGTAAGGAAAGTACCACCATGGAGTGCAAGCAGAAAGACTGGTTCGGGCCGCAGCGCTTCTATCTCGGGATAGATGTCAGGAGGCCATTTCACTGGGCAGTGAACCTGAAACCGGGTGGCACCATCGCGATCAGCTACAGGCAGGACAGGTGCCAGGAGAACATCGAGGCTCTGCTCGACGAGGCGGAATCGGGCGCCCTGGTCAATTGTGGACCAGAAGAACAACATCGGCTCGCTTATCGTGTACAGGTGGTGCGCGAAAAGGATCGATGTTGGATACCTTCCGGGGAAGGCGATGAAGTACGCCCGGAAGATGTTTCCCCGGAACCGCGAAGAATGACCGAGCAGATACCGATCTCATCGCGCAGGTAGGGATCGGGATCAGGACGGCCATCAGGCCGATCGCCGAGACCGACGACCTCAGCGTCTGCGTCTCGCTGCTGTCCTTACAGCTCGCATATGCCACGAGGCGCGCCGGCCCGCAACAGGCTCCATGCGGTGCTTCTTAAGTCCGACCCCGCCGCCGAGCCCGCCGTGCAGCTCTCGAGCGCCTGGCAGCTCGGGGCGATGGCCGAATACGCAGGGGCAAAGAGCCTTGCCGCGGCAGGCAGGAGGCACTACTGCACGCTGTGCGCGAGACACGGCGTCTCCGCCCGGGCAAGGGATGCCTTCTGGAAGCTGTCCCACGCTCCCCCCACGTCCTTCCATCCCGATGCGAAGGACATGCTGGCAAGCAGCCTTGCCAGGGAGATCCTCGCGGCCAGCTCCGAGAGGGGCGGAGCTCTCCGCGGAGCTGGGACGCCTGCTCCAGGACGATAAGACCTACCGCTGCCTGCTTACCATCTTGGGCATAGGGCCCAAGAGTGCCTCGGCGCTCGCCACCTCGATCGACACCTCACTCTTCCTAAGAGACAGCAAACTTGCCGCATACTGCGGCCTTACTCCCGCAGACCATGATTCCGGGTCGTCCATAAGGTCGCAGAGGGACGCCCATAAAGGCAACAAGGCGCTGAAGAACCTGCTCATATTCAGCTGCAACTCCCTCGTGGGGACGAAGAAGCGCTTCGGGAAGCACTACGATGCTTGGCATCGCCAAGGGCATGAGGCACAACAAGGCACTCAAGGCAGTGGCCCGCAAGATGTCCGAGGGACATTCCAAGCTCGAGGCGATACGATGCGTCAAGCGATACATAGCGCGCGAGCTGTACTACGACATCATTGCCCAGAACCGCATGCCCAAAACGACTTGACAATTAGAAGGGCATCACAGAGACCCCCTTGCACCCGCTCGATCTTAAAGGAAACAGGCATGACAGGAGAGGCTTGGAAAGCAGACCGACGCAGAAGGCGGCTGCAGGGGCCCTCGGTGTGATTGCCTCCACTCTCTGCGATCTCAAGCTCGGGCGCTACTAGTTCTGGGATCTTGCACAGAGATACCATAGCGATAGACGATGGCTTTCCGATAGATACCGATCCGGATCGGCTTGGGGATTGACACCAATAGAAGTATCAGGAGCGCTTCAACGCAGACCAAAGGCTGTACTGGTATTCCCCTCGGCAGGATCCCTCATTCGCCTTATGAAAGCGGTGCTTGCCGATATAGAGGAGAAGTAGCCGTCTTGCCACTGACATCTCTGAGAAGAGCATGCAGCTGCTTGAGGAGATGGATAGACAGCCGAGGCATACCCTTTCCGACGAAGCAAGAAAGCGAATAGACGAGCTTGCACAGCAGAGCATACAGATCGAACTAGGCAAGATTCACGAGACGGGAGAAGTGGCACAGAGATGGTATAGAATTAAGCCATTCTAAGGGGCTGGTACGGTGCATGGGGCAGGACGGCGGTTTCTGCACGTGCTGGATGGGCATCCTTGCCTGCCTTTCCCGCATGCCGGCTGCGAAAGACCACGTGGTCGGTCTCCTCTGGCACGTCATGGGGCATTAATCATCGTTTCCCTAGAAGAGGGCCTCATCGGCGAGATGACTGAAGAGACGATCCGGTCCATGGGATACATCGGCCGTGCCGGCATGCACCCCGCGGACGTTGAGATCCTGAATATCGTGATCGGAAAGATGGTCTGCCAGGTCGCATAGGGCTCAAGCACCTTTGATAGCAGAAGCAACGATCTGCACAGCAAGCTCCGTGCTCTCCACGCTTGGATGCCTGCCATCACATGCTTAGAGCTGCTCGGCGAGGCGTGCTCCTCCCCCCACATGGATCTCGACCTCACGAGAAAGCTCCTTGCTCAGAAGATCCGGCAGGCCATTGGTACGCGTGAAGCTGTTGCCAAACATCAGGGCGCAGGATGTATCGATGCCCATAAGAGGCGCACTCACATCTTCTCGAACAGACGAATGACTATATTCATTGCTTCGTCGTGCTCTGAGTGTTCTTCGGGAGCCAGCTGAGCGAAGGACTCTTCTACCTTTCTCTCTGTCCCTTCAATATGGATCCCGAGGTAGGGGTGCCCCTCATCCGTAAGGCTCACAATGTGGCTTCTGCCATCTTCCGGATCGCGCGCAAGTTCCACGAAGCCAAGCTTTCCGAGGCAGGAAACGATCTTCGAAATGTGCTGCTTCGACAGGAGGAGTTGCCTGGCCAGCCCCTGCTGGCACAGCCCCTCGTTCCCATAGAGAGCTCCTCAAGCACTATCGTCTGCAACCAACAAGGCAAGCTCGCCTTTAAAGATATCGCAGTAGGGCACCATAATCTTCCGCACAAAGATCGTATGCAGCTGCCAGGCTAGTCTGTCCCTGAGATCCATCCGTCCTCCTCGGCGTTTCGCTATCCACAACGTCCTGTCCACCCTCACGGTATTACAGAAGACAGCATGACCGCCCGCTGCTATGCAGTCAGAGAGAGCAGGCGCAGGGTTCTGCACCTGACGTGGATACCCGTCGACATGGAGATACCGCTATGCGTCGTACTCATTCTTCGGCATCTTGCCCATGCCGGCAGAACTAAGTGCATCTCCAGACAAGGCGGACTCGCATCCTCTGGCCGGTTCTGCGTTTGGCTCTTCTCCGCTTATGCGTTCAAAGGTCACAGGCTCCTTGGCAGGGAGACGCAGATCGAGGAGAGACTTTTCGCCAGCACAATCTGGCTCTACAGCACCTGAAGGGCGCGGTGCCCACTTCATGCAGGATGCTTTTTGCATGTTCCTTGATCCCACATCGATGCTGGCACAGACCATAGCTGTCTTTGCACTGCACATCATGTTCCCCCAAGAACATCAAAGCTTGTGGCTTCTCGTCGGGACAGGCCATCCGGTACGGCCGGCAAACCTGTCTCTACCTTGAAGACTATGCCTTCTTCTGAGCCTTGTCATCAGCAGCTTTGAGCAGCGCTTCGGCTTCCTCGAGCGAAGCTCCCCGTGCAAGTGCCCGCAGCGCCGAGATCTCGCGCCGGTAACCGGAAAGCTCGTTCGGTGTCTCCAGTATCATCGGAAGGCCGCTCGTACGTGGGTTCGTCACGATCTTCTGGAAGACAGCAAGGCCGAGTGTGCCCTGGCCGAGCCTTTCATGGCGATCCTTGTGGGAAGCAAGGGGATTCTTCGAATCGTTCAGATGCAGTGCCTTCAAGCGCTCGAGGCCGATCACGTGATCGAACTCGTCGAGCACGCCGTCAAGGTCCTCTGCTATCGGATAGCCCGCATCGTTCACGTGGCAGGTGTCGAGGCAGACGCCCATGAGCTCGTCGTGTTCAACGCCCTCGAGGATACGCTCGATCTCCTCGAATGTGCGGCCCACTTCGGTCCCCTTTCCTGCCATGGTCTCGAGCAGCACCATGGTCTTCTGGCCAGGCACGAGTACCTGGTTGAGTCCTTCGACAATGAGTCGGATTCCTTCGTCTGCCCCCTGCTTCAGATGGTTGCCCGGATGAAAATTGAGGTAGTTGCCGGGCAGCTCTTCCATGCGCTCGATATCGGATGCGAAGGCTTGCCGCGTATACTCCACGACATCTGGCTTCGCAGAGCACAGATTCATCGTATAGGGAGCATGTGCCACGAGCTTGCCGAACTGGTGGCGCTCCATAAGATCAAGGAGCGCCTGCACATCGGCAGAATCTGGCACCTTGCCCTTGCCACCCCGGGGATTCCTTGTAAAGAAAGCAAACGTGTTCGCGCCGATCTCGAGCGCGCACTTCCCCATCGCCTCATAGCCCTTCGACGTCGAGAGATGACAGCCTACCACGATGTCGCCCATAGCCTCATACCTTCCTACCCAGACTGTATCCACAGCGATTCTATGCCCACCTGAAGGCTAGCCGCAAAAGAGCAGAAAGGCTGCAGATGCATGCACTGGCCTCTGACAGAAAAAGGCAGCCCGGGATACCTTCCCAGACTGCCTTGATGAACTTCATAGAGAGTGCGGGCTGCGCCTCAGCGATGCATACTGTCTGCGACGATATGCCCTACCCCCAAGACAGATGCCACAAGGCCTGCCTTTATGAGGTCAAAAACGACGAAGGGAGCGACGCCTGCTGCAAAGGCAGCGGAAACAGAAAGATGCACGACGAGCACGAGCTGCGCCCATCCACAAAGATAGACAGCTCCTATCATTGCGACGAGAGAGATGAAGGCGGACACGGCCCAAGGAAGGTGCGTCTTCGAGAGCTTGGAGAGAAGGAACGATCCTACCCAAGCACCGGCAATGAAGCCGAGGATGAAACCGCCGGTAGGGCCTGCCAGGCGCCACACGCCGCCCATGCCACCTGCAAAGACCGGCAGGCCGCACGCACCGGCTGCAGCATAGGCGGCAGCAGCCGATGCGGCCTCTTTCGGCTTCAGCGTTGCAGCAATAAAGCCAAGCGCCAGGATCTGGAGCGTGAAGGGCACGGGCTGAAGCGGAATCTCGAGATTCGCACAGAGCGCAAGCGCCACAGCTCCGACCGCGATGCACAGAACGCTTGCCTTTGTACTGCTGCTGCGCACAAGGCCAGGGAGACCAGTTGCGACTGGTGCACTTTCGAGAACCACGTCATTCATTTTCTTTCTCATTTCATTTCCTTTCGAGACAATCCGACAAGGAATATATACAGCAAGCGTAGCAGTTCTGTCGCATGTCTCCCCATTGTTCTGCAGGGAAAGTTTCATAGAGTATACAGCAAGCGTAGCAGTTCTGTCGCATGTCTCCCCTCTGCCTCTCATTCACGAAATCAGACTGAAATATAGACACGGTCTCATACTTTAGCATGAGATGTATATTTTAGCGGGTGTCTACATCGCTGCCTCTGCTGCGAAGGTCGGCCCCTGCAGCTGCCTTCTGCGTCGGTCTGTTTACCAAGCCTCTCCTGCCATGCCTGCCTCCTTTAAGATCGAGCGGGTGTGTGAGGGGGCGGTTATGCCTTGCGCGCTATGTAGCGCTTCAGGCAGCGGCGTATCTCCCTGGCGCTTCAGGCAGCGGCGTATCTCCCTGTCGCAGAGCCCTTCTTTGCGCCTTCTTTTGTGCATATGCGATGGTTCTCGGATCGATCTTCCACCTGTGAATGACAATCACGTGCAGCACCCTGTTCGCGCACCTGTCCCTTCCGTGGTAGAGCCTGTAGCGCTCGCTCCCCTCGATGCCTTGAGGGGCGATGCGCCGCACAGCACCGCGAAGGTCGCCTTCGAGCGCATGCACTTTGGGTTTCCCCCTTTGCGATTGCCACGTCGCTGCAGTCGACAGACACCTCCGACGAAGCGTACCTGTACAGGATGCTGGCTGTGCCCAACCCTGCAAAGGAGGTGTATGACCTCACGAGGCTCTCGTGTACCACATAGAGCGCCTGCAGCGCAGCCCTGAGTGCATCTGCGGCATCGCCCTTGCTGCAGATGCGTTTGCAGCCCGAGCGTGACGACCTCGTAGCAGGGGATGCCCCTTCCAGCAAGCTCCCCGGCCATCCTTGCGCCGTACGATCCGCTGCACCCCACGCCTGCCAACATCGAGATGCTTGTGGCAAAGATCCTGTCGGCGGCCTTTCGCTGTTGCAGGCAGCTGCTCCAAGCACAGCTTTCTGCCGCGGATGTCGACGACGGAGAGCCAGTTTGTATCTGCATGCGTGTCGCCTCCAGCCCAGAGCTCCCCTTCGGGCACATTTTCGTAATCGACATCTATGATGGCCTTCCTTCTCTGCCAGAAAGCCCTGCATGAACAGCACTTCGATGGGAGGGTGCGGCTTTTGCAGCTGGCAGTTTGTCCCCAGGCTTCTATCAGGCCACGCCGTCGGCGGGACACGGCTGTACAACATGGGACAGAAGGACAGCCTTGAGGTGTCACCATGCTGCATGTTGTGCCATGCAGTCTGCACTCTGCAGGCTGATACACACTATCGGAGAACGTTGTTGGTATAGATGCGCTTCCTGAAGGCTGAGGGGAGATCCACAAATACGTCAAGACATCTGGTTTTTGCCTTCTCTAAACACCCGGTTACTGAAGAGCTGATAGCCTGAAAGCTTATCGTTGTGCTGCACGCTATGAACCATGTACCATATCTGGGTCTTTCCCCTTGAAGACCTTAGAGATGACTGCTGCGATCTGAGCGCACTTCTCTTTGGTTTTCCCTTTGCTGATCACATCACGCTCTGGATACACAGCGCAGCGTTGCCACGACGATGTAGGATAGACCTCACGAACTGCATGCTTTAGTCCTTCATGGGCATCTGAGGTTGTGCAGGTAACACCTGTAATACCGCGTGCTTTGAGGTCCTCTAAGAAGGGTTTTTATCCCTTGCAGTTCTCTGTATCCAGTACGGACAGTCCCACAACATGCCGGTATCCTATGTCATCTAAGATGATAGCTCTAACCACTGCAGGGTTAGAGACTCTGCAGCTCTCTTTGCACTTGATGCAGGTGACATCCAACCAAAGAAGCGGGAGGGTGAAGTTTTCAAAGTGGCGTTCCCTCAATTTTTCTACCTCGTGGTCAAGTGGGGCACACATCCTTGATATCTGGCTTCTCGATAGGCCAGATGCCCCGCTCTTCATTGGCACTTTTGCTGCTTTTCTAGTAGGTTGTCCCTTCTTTCTTATAGAGCTCGTAGGCAACACCGATCAGTGCGACATCGGCTCTTTGGTAACGCTTGAGAATCTCAGGTTGAAGCGGATGGCAGCGCATCTGGAGAGATCGCCGCAAGGCTCGGCGACGAGCCCATCAGAATTAGTGAAATCGAGCACGAAGCAAGGAAGCGCTACGAGCTTTGGGATAGGTACTCGATGCTCTTCTCCGAAATCTGCAAGAGCCGCGAGATGCCTCTTAACACACACTAGGAGCGTCATTTGGGATACTATCCAGCGCTACAAGACCCTCGAGGGTACCCCGGGGGTTCCCACCCCCGCAGACCACGGAGATCAGGGCACAGGAAAACGACCCCACCTTCACAATCAATATCGGTAACAGCCGAAAGACCAGCTGCTTCCTCAATCAGAAGTATAATTGCCGCGTGGTCAGATACCTCGCCCAAGGGCGGCGGGTTCTCGACTGCTCCTGCCACGTCGGGCCGTTCGGCCTCAATGCCGCCGGTGACGCCACCTACGTCCGCGGTGTCGATATCTCCGATATCACCCTTGAGCTGGCACAGAACAAGGCGCGGCTCAACAAAGAGAATGGTTCCGTCGATCCGAAAACACCCATCGACTTTACCTGCGCTGATACGGTAGATTATCTCCCCAAGCATGCGCACGACCGCGATTTCCCCCGTGCTGAGAGTGGCCCGTTTGATCTGATCTCCCTTGATCCTCCGGCGTTCACCAAGAGCAAAGGGTCCCTCAACCATGCCAAGAAGGGCTATGAGGAGATCGACGAGGCGGCAGTGCACCTACTCCCCTGCGGCGGGTATCTCGCCACCTGCAGTTGCTCCCACTTTACGACCCAGGAGCTGCTCTCAGAGGCTATCCAGACCGCTGCGCACCATATGAAGAATGTGCGGCTGCGCCAGATTGAGCTGCGCTAGCAGGCTCCCACCCACCTTATTGGTTGGGGGGTTCTTGAGATCCACTATCTGGACTTTCTCCTGTTGCAGGTGGTGTGGCCTGTTCGGTCTGTGCTTTCCGCTGCACTCGGCGCTCACGGAAGAAATCTTTCAGGACCTGTGCGCAGGGCCCTTCCAGAACGCCGCTTGTAACTTCAAACTCATGGTTCAGCTGTGGGTCGTGAGACACATCGTAGCACGATCCTAAGGCACCACCTTTCGGGTCTTTGGCCCCATAAACACAGCGGTCGATCCTGGAATTGACCATCAAGCCTGCGCACATGAGGCAGGGCTCAAGTGTGACATAGACGGTGCAGCCAGTGAGGCGCCAGCGGTTCAACACATGCGATGCCTCAATCATCGCCTTGAATTCCGCATGGGCGGACGGATCGCGTTCATATTCGCGGCGGTTGTAGCCCCGAGCGATAATGATCCCGTTGTAGACCACCACCGCGCCGATCGGCACTTCCCCCTCAAAGGAAGCGATCTCAGCCTCGATGAGGGCTTCCTGCATATACCGCTCATCTAATAGATCTTGATCCTCCATGCAAACCTTTCTGTGACAAACATCTAACACAGCTGCACAGGCCTGCCTGCGTTGAGCGAATAATCCTAGAGTAAAAATACTTGAATCCACCAAAGATGATACGCTGGAATCTATGAAACGTATCACATACCGTGCCCCGCGTCGGCACAGCTGAAAGGGTAGGCCTATACCATGATCAGAACCATCTGCCTCAATCCGGCGCTTGATAAGACAGCCCTGATTGCAGGGTTTCACGTCAATCAGGTAAACCGCATTGTAAGCTCACGTAAGGACGCCGGCGGCAAAGGTATCAATGTTTCAAAGGCGGTCGCCAAATTAGGCGGAAATACCTGCGCCTACGCCCTGCTGGGCGGCAATGTTGGCACCTATATTCAGGATGCAGTTATCAATCTCGGTATCAGCTGCATCTCAGTCCCCATCGAAGAGGAGACCCGCACCGACCTCAAGCTTATCGATACCCAAACAGGAACCCATACCGATATCAATGAGCGGGGACCACTCGTAAGCTCACAGGAACTCTTGAATCTGCTGCAGCGGCTGATCAACGATATCAGGCAGGGAGACATCGTGGTGCTCTCCGGCAGCCTGCCGCGAGGTATTTCCTCAGACACCTATGCCTCGTGGATCAGGGCGAGTAAAAAGGCC encodes the following:
- the tadA gene encoding tRNA adenosine(34) deaminase TadA, which gives rise to MEDQDLLDERYMQEALIEAEIASFEGEVPIGAVVVYNGIIIARGYNRREYERDPSAHAEFKAMIEASHVLNRWRLTGCTVYVTLEPCLMCAGLMVNSRIDRCVYGAKDPKGGALGSCYDVSHDPQLNHEFEVTSGVLEGPCAQVLKDFFRERRVQRKAQTEQATPPATGESPDSGSQEPPNQ
- the pfkB gene encoding 1-phosphofructokinase, encoding MIRTICLNPALDKTALIAGFHVNQVNRIVSSRKDAGGKGINVSKAVAKLGGNTCAYALLGGNVGTYIQDAVINLGISCISVPIEEETRTDLKLIDTQTGTHTDINERGPLVSSQELLNLLQRLINDIRQGDIVVLSGSLPRGISSDTYASWIRASKKAGASVFLDTNGRALVAGIDASPTLIKPNLHELSELVGQEITSQEGAIQAAQDLLRSGIKEVVISRGADGAIFVTQDKVLVARAPRVPVGSTAGAGDALLGAIAYAWEHFYSFEDTAVLAIASGSANVMQSGSQSAERSVIESLLPKVKLERP